Proteins encoded together in one Rhizobacter sp. J219 window:
- a CDS encoding ECF-type sigma factor, protein MSEITLLLEQSQAGDATARDRLFTLLYADLKRLARSHLAKSGPITLDPSSIVHEAWLRCGDGPAGGSRRQFFAYASTVMRSVIVDHVRERAAQKRGGGVADVTLSTAAFEELPNQPDALSVDEALQALERVDVRGHKLVEMRYFAGMTMEEIAEVMELSVPTLKRDWRRARAFLFDYLSA, encoded by the coding sequence ATGAGCGAGATCACTCTGTTGCTGGAGCAAAGCCAGGCGGGCGACGCCACGGCGCGCGATCGCCTGTTCACGCTGCTCTACGCCGATCTCAAGCGCCTGGCGCGCAGCCACCTCGCCAAATCAGGCCCCATCACGCTCGACCCGTCGTCCATCGTCCACGAGGCCTGGCTGCGCTGCGGCGATGGGCCGGCCGGCGGGAGCCGGCGCCAGTTCTTTGCCTATGCGAGCACCGTGATGCGCAGCGTGATCGTCGACCACGTGCGCGAGCGCGCAGCGCAAAAGCGCGGCGGCGGCGTGGCCGACGTCACGCTCAGCACCGCCGCATTCGAAGAGCTGCCGAACCAGCCCGATGCGCTGTCGGTCGACGAAGCACTGCAGGCGCTGGAGCGGGTCGACGTGCGTGGCCACAAGCTGGTCGAGATGCGTTACTTCGCCGGCATGACGATGGAAGAGATCGCCGAGGTGATGGAGCTGTCGGTGCCCACGCTCAAACGCGACTGGCGTCGCGCACGCGCCTTCCTGTTCGACTACCTCAGCGCCTGA
- a CDS encoding S8 family serine peptidase translates to MVRAASRKIMDAARLCRAFARAVDRQRSTGARHTPNVATFDHAWFSSGGGASLIGLVDGSIDRRSPDLVGADIVTRDFVGCEDVCADTAIHGTNMATLLVGQGHQYLQGVVPRSRLLAARVVGPTDMATPARIAAGIDWLVVEGVRLVALPLGSEIDSTIVASAIVRGHKAGVRFFAASGNGSGTVLFPARHPCVMAVGPADDRGRLLPQARRDPHLDLLAPGWQIPGLLTTNGRGSGSGSSIACVMATGMAALQLEER, encoded by the coding sequence ATGGTGCGCGCAGCATCGCGAAAAATCATGGATGCTGCGCGTCTTTGCCGCGCGTTCGCACGCGCCGTTGATCGACAAAGATCGACAGGGGCGCGGCACACACCCAACGTTGCCACGTTTGATCACGCCTGGTTTTCCAGCGGTGGCGGTGCGTCTTTGATCGGGCTGGTCGACGGCTCGATTGATCGGCGGTCCCCTGATCTGGTGGGGGCCGACATCGTGACGCGCGACTTTGTCGGATGTGAAGATGTTTGCGCCGACACCGCCATCCATGGCACGAACATGGCAACGCTGTTAGTGGGGCAAGGGCACCAATACCTGCAAGGGGTTGTGCCGCGTTCTCGGCTGCTGGCCGCACGCGTGGTCGGGCCCACAGACATGGCCACTCCTGCGCGCATTGCGGCTGGGATCGATTGGTTGGTTGTGGAGGGCGTCCGCCTGGTCGCTCTTCCGTTGGGGTCCGAAATCGACTCCACCATCGTTGCCTCTGCCATCGTGCGTGGCCACAAAGCGGGAGTGCGCTTTTTTGCCGCGTCTGGCAACGGCTCTGGAACCGTGCTCTTTCCCGCGCGCCACCCGTGCGTCATGGCGGTCGGCCCAGCCGATGATCGTGGCAGGCTGCTGCCTCAAGCGCGGCGCGACCCACACCTCGATCTGCTCGCACCGGGATGGCAGATCCCCGGCCTTTTGACCACGAATGGGCGCGGCTCGGGCAGCGGGTCGTCGATTGCATGCGTGATGGCCACCGGGATGGCGGCGCTGCAGCTGGAGGAACGCTGA
- a CDS encoding MFS transporter, which translates to MNETQTPARAGPREWTGLAVIALPCFVYAMDMTVLNLALPAISRELRPTASQLLWIIDIYGFLVAGFLITMGTLGDRIGRRKLLLIGAVAFAAASLVAAFSTSPQMLIAMRALLGLAGATVAPSTMSLIRNMFHDEHQRQFAIGVWIASFSLGAAIGPLVGGALLEFFWWGSVFLVAVPVMVLLLLVGPKLLPEYKDPNAGRIDLASVALCLAAVLPTVYGFKQIAEHGFAGAQAAWPWLAVGVLCGVFFVRRQNRLDYPLLDMSLFRSAAFSAAITAYGLSALAMFGVFIFISQYLQLVQGLSPLQAGIATVPGALGFVAGSMFTPRLARHVAPATVLVWGLVAAAAGFGFIFFSGAQHGLAWLIVGNVVMSLGMAPVFTLGNEMIITAAPPERAGAASAVAETAAEFSGAMGIAFFGSLGTLVYRTALADLLPPGLPADAAATAATTLGAAMAAAQALPEALGQALLSGATEAFDRVMQVNAIIGGAIVLAASAMAARILRRREG; encoded by the coding sequence ATGAACGAAACCCAAACCCCCGCCCGAGCCGGCCCACGCGAGTGGACCGGCCTCGCTGTCATAGCCCTGCCGTGCTTCGTGTACGCGATGGACATGACGGTGCTCAACCTGGCCCTGCCGGCCATCAGCCGAGAGCTGCGGCCGACCGCGTCGCAGCTGCTGTGGATCATCGACATCTACGGCTTTCTCGTCGCCGGCTTCCTGATCACCATGGGCACGCTCGGCGACCGCATCGGGCGGCGCAAGCTGCTGCTGATCGGCGCGGTGGCCTTTGCGGCGGCCTCGCTGGTGGCGGCCTTCTCGACCAGCCCGCAGATGCTGATCGCCATGCGGGCGCTGCTGGGCCTGGCGGGTGCGACGGTCGCGCCGTCGACGATGTCCCTCATCCGCAACATGTTCCACGACGAGCACCAGCGCCAGTTCGCCATCGGTGTGTGGATCGCGAGTTTTTCGCTCGGGGCGGCGATCGGGCCGCTGGTGGGTGGCGCGCTGCTCGAGTTCTTCTGGTGGGGCTCGGTGTTTCTCGTGGCCGTGCCGGTGATGGTGCTGCTGCTTCTCGTCGGCCCGAAACTGCTGCCCGAGTACAAGGACCCGAACGCCGGCCGCATCGACCTTGCAAGCGTGGCGCTGTGCCTGGCCGCGGTGCTGCCCACCGTCTACGGCTTCAAGCAGATCGCCGAACACGGCTTTGCCGGTGCCCAAGCCGCCTGGCCGTGGCTGGCGGTGGGTGTCCTCTGCGGCGTGTTCTTCGTGCGCCGGCAGAACCGGCTCGACTACCCGCTGCTGGACATGTCGCTCTTTCGCAGCGCCGCCTTCAGCGCGGCGATCACGGCGTACGGCCTGTCGGCGCTCGCGATGTTCGGCGTGTTCATCTTCATCTCGCAGTACCTGCAACTGGTGCAGGGCCTGTCGCCGCTGCAGGCGGGCATCGCCACCGTGCCGGGCGCGCTCGGCTTCGTGGCGGGTTCGATGTTCACCCCGCGCCTGGCGCGCCATGTGGCGCCGGCGACCGTGCTCGTGTGGGGCCTGGTGGCGGCGGCCGCAGGGTTCGGGTTCATCTTCTTTTCCGGTGCGCAGCACGGCCTTGCGTGGCTGATCGTCGGCAACGTGGTGATGAGCCTCGGCATGGCACCGGTCTTCACGCTCGGCAACGAGATGATCATCACCGCCGCGCCGCCCGAGCGGGCCGGCGCGGCCTCGGCCGTGGCGGAGACGGCGGCGGAGTTCAGCGGCGCGATGGGCATCGCGTTCTTCGGCAGTCTTGGCACGTTGGTCTACCGCACCGCGCTGGCCGATCTGCTGCCGCCCGGCCTGCCGGCGGATGCGGCAGCCACCGCCGCGACGACGCTCGGGGCGGCGATGGCCGCCGCACAGGCGCTGCCCGAGGCGCTGGGCCAGGCGCTGCTGTCGGGTGCCACCGAGGCGTTCGACCGCGTGATGCAGGTCAACGCCATCATCGGCGGTGCGATCGTGCTGGCCGCGAGCGCGATGGCGGCGCGCATCCTGCGGCGACGCGAGGGCTGA